The following are from one region of the Melaminivora suipulveris genome:
- a CDS encoding sensor histidine kinase — protein sequence MSAPARRRETLAGRLARTLILWVGGVWLVGVLGVVWYVDREINYNFDSELVEVSHRLFDIALRHLDGAPQPPGGAPLGIPPPASFADSDVPYRLVAPDTRVLAHSAGANDAQFDVPLAPGFADAGAWRVYTLRHPARDVFLQVADPLDERRQALNRTLLGLIVPLAAVLPLLAWLLRRIARRELRVLEQLAHEISRRDGQLLAPIALAHLPRELHTVEEHVNHLLARLSQALDVERALAANAAHELRTPLAAARLRLQTALEHGLARSDVQAALASLQTLGQRTEKLLQLSRAESSAPLAREPVDLAQLADVVAQEFWQDASVVDRLELTLAPRDGLAPQAAGDFDALAIALRNLVENALHYSAGSTAEIIVGPGSVLAVRDAGPGVPPERLASLRQRHVRHSASRAGYGLGLSIASTIAHKHGGQLLLASPLPGRSDGFEARLVLPAPAQTQMQMQTL from the coding sequence ATGAGCGCGCCAGCGCGTCGTCGCGAGACGCTGGCCGGGCGGCTGGCGCGCACGCTCATCCTGTGGGTAGGCGGCGTGTGGCTGGTGGGCGTTCTGGGTGTGGTCTGGTATGTGGACCGCGAGATCAACTACAACTTCGACAGCGAACTGGTGGAGGTCTCGCATCGCCTGTTCGACATCGCGCTGCGGCACCTGGACGGCGCGCCGCAGCCGCCGGGCGGCGCCCCGCTGGGCATCCCGCCGCCAGCCTCGTTCGCCGATTCGGACGTGCCCTACCGCCTGGTCGCACCGGACACGCGCGTGCTGGCGCACTCGGCCGGCGCCAACGACGCGCAGTTCGACGTGCCGCTGGCGCCGGGTTTTGCCGACGCCGGCGCCTGGCGCGTGTACACGCTGCGCCACCCCGCGCGCGACGTATTTCTGCAGGTGGCCGATCCACTGGACGAGCGGCGCCAGGCGCTGAACCGCACCCTGCTGGGCCTGATCGTGCCTCTGGCCGCCGTGCTGCCGCTGCTGGCCTGGCTGCTGCGGCGCATCGCCCGGCGCGAGCTGCGCGTGCTCGAGCAGCTCGCGCACGAGATCAGCCGGCGCGACGGGCAGCTGCTGGCGCCCATTGCCCTCGCCCACCTGCCGCGCGAGCTGCACACCGTGGAGGAGCACGTGAACCATCTGCTGGCGCGTCTGTCGCAGGCGCTGGACGTGGAGCGCGCCCTGGCCGCCAACGCCGCGCACGAGTTGCGCACGCCGCTTGCAGCGGCGCGCCTGCGCCTGCAGACGGCCCTGGAGCACGGCCTGGCGCGCAGCGACGTGCAGGCAGCCCTGGCCTCGCTGCAGACGCTGGGCCAGCGCACGGAAAAGCTGCTGCAACTGTCGCGCGCCGAATCCAGCGCGCCCCTGGCGCGTGAGCCGGTGGATCTGGCACAACTGGCCGACGTCGTGGCGCAGGAGTTCTGGCAGGACGCCAGCGTGGTCGACCGGCTGGAGCTGACGCTGGCGCCGCGGGACGGGCTGGCGCCCCAGGCGGCGGGCGACTTCGACGCGCTGGCGATCGCGCTGCGCAACCTGGTGGAAAACGCCCTGCACTACAGCGCCGGCAGCACGGCGGAGATCATCGTGGGCCCCGGATCAGTGCTGGCCGTGCGCGATGCCGGTCCCGGCGTGCCGCCCGAGCGGCTGGCCAGTCTGCGGCAGCGCCACGTGCGCCACAGCGCCAGCCGCGCCGGCTATGGCCTGGGCCTGTCCATCGCCAGCACCATCGCGCACAAGCATGGCGGGCAGTTGTTGCTGGCCTCACCCCTGCCAGGGCGCAGCGATGGCTTCGAAGCACGGCTGGTGTTGCCCGCGCCGGCGCAGACGCAGATGCAGATGCAGACGCTTTAG
- a CDS encoding response regulator transcription factor, with amino-acid sequence MRILLVEDDSALREAVCGYLRAKAFVVDAAPTLAQATAALHSAQYAAVLLDLHLPDGDGLALLREVRALKERPIAIVLTARDQVSDRIHGLDAGADDYLVKPYDPGELLARLRAVERRRASAGQPVLALGDLQIDLGAEQVRRAGVPVALTQKEWALLRVLATRAQQVHTRGNLQDALYGWGGESDSNTLEVFISRLRKKLGRAHIETVRGLGYRLASPDGSADA; translated from the coding sequence ATGCGCATCCTGCTGGTGGAAGACGACAGCGCCCTGCGCGAAGCCGTGTGCGGCTATCTGCGCGCCAAGGCCTTCGTGGTCGACGCCGCGCCGACGCTGGCGCAGGCCACAGCCGCGCTGCACAGCGCCCAATACGCCGCCGTGCTGCTGGATCTGCATCTTCCCGACGGCGACGGCCTGGCCCTGCTGCGCGAGGTGCGCGCGCTCAAGGAGCGTCCCATCGCCATCGTGCTGACGGCGCGCGACCAGGTCAGCGACCGCATCCACGGCCTGGACGCCGGCGCCGACGACTACCTGGTCAAGCCCTATGACCCTGGCGAGCTGCTGGCACGCCTGCGCGCCGTGGAGCGCCGCCGCGCCAGCGCCGGCCAGCCGGTGTTGGCCCTGGGCGATCTGCAGATCGACCTGGGGGCCGAGCAGGTGCGCCGCGCCGGCGTGCCGGTGGCGCTGACGCAAAAAGAATGGGCGCTCTTGCGCGTGCTGGCCACGCGCGCGCAGCAAGTGCACACGCGGGGCAACCTGCAGGATGCCCTGTACGGCTGGGGCGGCGAATCCGACAGCAACACGCTGGAGGTCTTCATCAGCCGGCTGCGCAAGAAGCTGGGGCGCGCGCACATCGAAACCGTGCGCGGCCTGGGCTACCGCCTGGCCAGCCCTGACGGCAGCGCCGACGCATGA